One Gadus chalcogrammus isolate NIFS_2021 chromosome 7, NIFS_Gcha_1.0, whole genome shotgun sequence genomic window, actggcaacgctgttgaacgctgattggctgtcatcacgcgtttgctgccgaaaagttgaaatatttcaactcgagcagcatttgacacgccgcaaaatacgtgaacgcgacCGCCGCctgtgcccggcagcgggcacgggcgtgctgcgctgcaaatcACATTTTGCCGCGCAGCAAATCAcattttgctgccggttttctcggcagcaagtgctgcggcagcaaagcagcaacgcgtctctacattcactttgaatgggatcgtgctgcgcagcaactttttgcatcttttggtgtgaacgcagggtcagttcactctttgtgatttatccttagtaagagtaggtctcagcggctttgtgaataacttttaagaaaaaactcgtAAAAGAaaacgtaaaatgttttagcgcgagttaggagcactcctagcggtaagataaaatgctttgtgaatacggccccagatctgATAAAGGCACTGCTTCAGTAACCCTCTTTCTACATACCATTGGGAAGCTGGTTCTATTCCTATATAAAAATCCAATCTTCTGACGTAATTTGCTAAAAAGTTTATCAATATGAGATTTAAAATGGAGTTTTTCATCAAGCAAGGTGCCTAGAAATTTGTATTCAGATACTTTTTCAATAATAGACCCACTGATAGTCAGTTTTTGTAAtaacgccgttattttttcTGTAACGGGGTTATCTAACTAATTAATGTTTCCGTCGTTACATcactgttactgttactgtacgttaaatgcggtgcgttactatgaattgattgaataaactgcgtaatccgaacgaacaacgagataagcgattatgattggctaaggcagagtcatgtttcatggtagccaatcggagccagtgtttttacacacaagccaggacacacacacgcacacgcacattttGCTGCTCAATtataaccttaaccctaaccctaaccttaaccctataAAATATGCCCCAACACTTACCAGTACCTAAACAACAATTTTCTAACGCTTtcttttaattgtgtgtgtgtgtgtgtgtgtgtgtgtgtgtgtgtgtgtgtgtgtgtgtgtgtgtgtgtgtgtgtgtgtgtgtgtgtgtgtgtgtgtgtgtgtgtgtgtgtgtgtgtgtgttcagttttAAATCAAATACTTTATCGATGCATTTTCATACTTGTGATTTCCCTGTTTATTCTTCTTTTGCTTTGATTCTGTCTTTTGTGAAGCACATTGGGTTGCCTTGTTGTATGAAAGGTGCAATATAAATAACTCTGCCTTGCCCTGCTTTCGACTGTCGCTCCGCAGTGTGGCGCTGAATCCCAAGTCTGCAAGCTCAACATCATCCACGCCCTCATCTGGCTCCTGATGGCCGCCCAGGTAACCACACCCCTTTTGGTTCCTCGAAAAAGTAGCAGCTAGCTTGTTTTGGATACTAGCAAAAGTAGCAGCCTGCTGGATTTAGCTAGCTGCTACTTTTCACTAGCATCGGACCCGAGCTAGCCTCCACCAtccagcccccagcccctctatcctctctccccacccccaggTGACGGTGAGCCAGCTGGGCCTGGTCTCCCACCGCCTGGTGGCCCAGCCCTACCAGTGGGagtacccctacctgctcagcATCGTGCCCTGCGCCCTGAGCCTCCTGGCCCTTCCCCGCAACAACATCAGCTACCTGGTGCTCGCCATGATCAGCGCCGGGCTGTTCTGCGTCGCTCCGCTCATCTACGGCGCCATGGAGATGTTCCCCGTGGCGCAACAGCTCTATCGCCACGGCAAAGCGTACCGCTTCCTGTTTGGCATGCCGCTGATGTACCTGGTCGTCGTGGTCGCGGTGCTGGTGCACGGCTGGCAGATCTACTACAGCAAGCGGCTGCTGGACCAGTGGTTCAAGCGGACGCAGGAGAAGAAAAAGTAGGGCTGGACTTCCTGTTATTCCAACATGGTGGGTGGGACATCCTGTTACCTGGATGGGCGGGGCATCCTGTTAGGATGGGTTGGATGTCCTGTTGGAGTGACGGGAAGTCGGTAGGTAGCAGGTTAGCGTTGCGATTTGTAGTGCCGCAGCCGAATCGGTTTGGATAACGGCGGCCGACCCCTCTTCCAAAGATATCGTTTTCCAAGGTGTGTCGTTTCTTCGGGATTGCAGACATTgccgattttttttaaatgtacacacttaaaggttgggtacgcgatttgcgaaacgccagcagattttgaaaatacacaactcaaatggtcctaccccctctccttcaacgctgactctgactccacccattccaagtacctggacgcgcaatcatgcacgagcgcgaacagagatgcgcgagagcgagccaggctagagtaggttttcgtttaacaacatggcactacattcagctgtaagttgcacccagtaccacgggaagtaggggttttgggggtgctgcaacaccccctgtccgaggccctgtcttatcacagaaaacgatcatttctaaaaactccggccaaagtggagatttctgaaaacgccggttatgtgttgtcgtgtcaacggggagaaacgggattttaggttctgaagcgtcacattatgcgcccgctgtaccgtattggtccgaatataaacacaaaccccattgtaagacgacctatatttggaaaaaagatttgaagaccagatcttgtttttatgaataaataaattgtattcattgaaataatatacgaaaataaaaaggcatagaataaaacactgcattgccactaaacagtagtgaaaataggccgtactgatgtgtacaccaaagactattcctgacactcctctgccccgctgtgttcgctctggctgtggtcgctccgaactgttttggcccgtggcaaagcgagtcatcctcgctgctgtccaagcattttgagacgcagcatttattaatgctcatatgacctagtgctgaaaaaaaggttatatgaaaagtGTGAGGgttagcggtggtgcgctaaacttgttctgtgagcagctggatgtgaaccatggtgtgaaggaagtgaacacaacgatcgattttcaactgtgcgcgcatgcactggtgtaattgagctgcgctgctatatatctttttttatcaatgtaacgagttgcgagtctagtgcaggctgagttttttttttcctgagaaTACGTTATcgtggctatggttgcaccagatgttatgaacattaaacggtcacataaatcattactatttttagaaaatgtatgtttgtttcatataattgtattggaagtcctggtttttcactagggttgctgcggtgtgacattttcacaacgagtaatacactcgtctcaacaccagtattaccgagtataaacggtatcaactttgaaactaggtcaaccgccacacaagcatcggtttttagaccttCTCGTCCTTCGTGGCTGCCAACGTtagaaagcagcgcctaggattattcttgatttcagtttttctctttcagcgttttattatcaattactctctgaaaaagagttttccttctctttgctggtggtggtggtggtggtggtggggatggtggcgtcttgtctgccatggaaattgtcttctactgctaggtccaaatgtggattaactagttccagtagctaccgcaggataacaacaaacaggagcttgctctgggtcacgagctctgggtcacgagtactgcacgaaggggtcgcgcgcggggcgcgggggagggggagtgcagtacgaccgttgattgacgtacttactgtccaatgcaacgaggtggcaatccaaatgattggctggagtttttcgagccctgcccgttccacagatgattgacttgtttaattttcatgtcagtacttctaactcagtggctgtaagcgggttatgataaggatttcaagtaattttgcaaaaatggccaaaaaagcgaattccgtacccaacctttaataataGTGTGTAAGCTCCGCCCACGGCTCCTGTTTAACTGACGCTCAGCACAACGGATATCGGACTACATAGTGGAGGTGCTAGCTC contains:
- the LOC130386242 gene encoding protein jagunal homolog 1-B-like: MAAQVTVSQLGLVSHRLVAQPYQWEYPYLLSIVPCALSLLALPRNNISYLVLAMISAGLFCVAPLIYGAMEMFPVAQQLYRHGKAYRFLFGMPLMYLVVVVAVLVHGWQIYYSKRLLDQWFKRTQEKKK